ATTAACAAAACAATAGCTAATGCACGTTATGCTGTTAAACTCGACGGTTATACTTCAGGTATTTTGAAAAATAGAATTGATAAAGCTAATGTTAATATTGTTCTTATTGATAAAGAAAATAAATTATCCAAAGAGCAGAAATTAACTTTAATTTTATGGGCTAGAAAAATTGACATCAGCCAAGTAGCTAAAAATATCTTACAAGGTGAATGGTTGATGGGGAAGGTCTAATTAAACCAGTACAACGTTGGGATAAATCCATAGGCAAATACATTAAACCTGTATTTTTGGAAATTGGTGCACATGGCCATGGCCTTAAAAAAGAATTCAATGATGATAATGAAGTGCAGCTATTTCTTCATGAGATGCCGAAAGATATTGTTAACGGATCTCCTGAAGAGTTTAATAATTATGTTAGTGTTGAAGAGGGAACATTAACGGTAAAGTATGAACCTGAAGAAGTCATTAACTTCATGTACAATGAAATCTACTGTGAAGCGCAAAGCATCATCCTTAATTGTCTTGATGATATTTATCATAAATGTAACTTGGAAAGAAACCAGATGGAAAGAATTAATAAGGATAATATTATTGAAATTAAACCTTCATTGGATGCTAACGGCCAACCTATAATTACTGAATTATCCTCAACCGCTAAAGAAAATTTGTATGCTGACTATGGAACTACAGCAGATAGTAATGTAGCTATTGTACCTCCGGGAATAGAAAGTAAAATCCTTGGGGGTAACAACTACCGGTCTGACTATACAAGGCAGACTGAAATCTTTAGAAATAATATTTTAAGGACTTTTGTAACTCCTCAGTCTCAAGCAGGTAATGAGAAGTCTAATCAGAATGTAGCTGAATACATTAACGATTCAGCTATTACAGGTTTTATTGTTAATGTAGCTAATGATCAGAAGTGGGTGTTAAAGTATTGTAATGAACTATTAAATCGTCAATTGGAATTGATGGGCATTAATGAAACTTTAGATATTTACTTCAGCTATTCAAGAGATGATGTATTAAGATACATTATGGAATTGTCTTCTGAAGGTGATGAAATTTATAAAAATTATTTATTTTCTTCAACATAGAAATTTTTTTATCCACATTCCATAAAATTGAAATAACTCTTTTTTGGTCATTGATTGAAGGTATTGATATTTCTAAGTTTTTAAAAGTTCCTCCAGATATTTCTTTAAATGTTGAACCATTAGAATTATTTATAATGTATTTTATGTTTAATTTAAGCCAATAATAGAAATATTTGTGATAGCAAATATCCTCATTACAAATTAAACTTTTAAATCCTTGATTTGTAGATAATTCATTATTTGCAATAGCAATATATCCAATTGGTGCTCTAGAAGTCATTAAAACAGTATTTTTAGGAATTAATCTTGCACTAGAATTATTTAATCCTTCTTGGGAAATATTTCTCTCACCTTTAGAAATATAAATATCACTATAAGAAGACAAATCTTTTGGTGTAATCCAACTTATATCTCCATACCAGTACTCATTTTTGTTTGTTGAAGGAGTACCTCCTGAAACAACTTCTCCAATATCCTCAATTTTGTAATATTTAAATTCTAAATAAAAATTTAATGGATATTGCAAATGGAATTTTTAAAAAAGAGTTTTTGAATTTTGAGGAATATGATAATAATAATTTGAATTCTTCTGAATTTGGATTAATTCCTAAAAAATGGTTTTATGTCTCTTTAGATAAAATATCTGATGTAACTATTGGAAAAACACCACCACGTAAAGAACCTCAATGGTTTTCAGAGACTAATGGAATAAAATGGATTTCAATAAAAGACCTTGGAAAATCAGAAGTATATGTTTTTGAAACATCGGAATATCTCACTGAAGAAGCAATTTATAAATTTAATGTTAAATTAATACCAAAAGATACTGTGATTTTAAGTTTTAAACTTACTGTTGGTAGATTGGGAATTACTACTGAAAAAATGGTAACTAATGAAGCTATTGCGCATTTTAAATTGAATAACGATTTAATAACAACAGAGTATCTTTATTTATATCTTAAAAATTTTAATTATGAGTCATTGGGAAGTACATCATCAATAGCTAAAGCTATTAATTCTAAAATTGTCAAAAAGATTCCGATATTAATTCCTTCAAAAGAAAAATTAAATTCTGTATCAATACTATTTAATAGTATTTTTGAACAGATTAAAATAAATCAAGGCGAAATATCAAAGTTAACTAAATTAAGAGACATTTTACTTCCTAAACTCATGTCGGGTGAAATTGATGTTTCTAAGATAAATTATGATTTGAAAATAATGTTAGTTATTTTATACAAAAAAATTGTAAATTTGATATTGAGGATTACAAAATGAAAACAAAAATAATATCAAAAATACAAAACAAAATGAAACCTTATTTAAATCAAGACCAATATCTAAAATTAACAAATACCTTGTTAAATTCACTTAAAGATATTGAATTGATTGATAATAACAATGAGCTAAATGAAATAGATAATTTTAAATTATTAAATTTATTTTTATCTGCAAAACAAGTAGAAGGTTGTTCTGATAAGACAATTGTTTATTATAAATCAACAATTGAAAAAATGTTAGAAAAATTAAAAAAACAAGTTTATAACATTACAACAGATGATTTAAGAAAATATCTTTTTGATCATAAATATGCTAAAAATTCATCAAAAACAACAATTGACAATATAAGAAGAATATTCTCAAGTTTCTTTTCATGGTTAGAAGATGAAGATTATATACTCAAAAATCCTGTTAGACGAATACATCGTGTGAAAACAGGTCGTGTTGTTAAGGAAGTATTAACAGATGAAAATTTAGAAATTTTAAGAGATAATTGTGATGAAATAAGAGATTTATCAATGGTAGAATTATTAACATCAACTGGAATCCGAGTAGGAGAATTAGTGCGATTAAACATAGAAGATGTTGATTTTTATGAGCGAGAATGTGTTGTATTTGGGAAAGGAGAAAGTGAAAGAGTAGTGTACTTTGATGCTAGAACTAAAATACATTTAATAGAATATTTACAAGGAAGAAATGATAATAATCCTGCACTATTTGTTTCATTGAATAAACCATTTAAAAGATTAGGAATAAGTGGTGTTGAAACTCGAATAAGAGAATTAGGTAAAAAATGTAATATAAAAAAAGTTCACCCCCACAAATTCAGAAGAACAATGGCAACAAATGCCATTGATAAAGGAATGCCTATAGAACAAGTGCAAAAATTACTTGGACATGTGCAAATTGATACAACTATGCAATATGCAATGGTAAACCAAAGCAATGTTAAACTTGCACATCGTAAATTCATTGGATAAAACAAAATTAAATATTATGATATTCAATTGAAAATTAATATAACAGTGTTATTTAACATGATATTATAAAAAAAGCACAATAATTGGAAATAAAATAATAATATTTAAAACTATTATTATTCTAAATCATAATTTATCTTAGAAACATCAATTTCACCAGACATTAATTTAGGGAGTAATGCATCTCTTAATTTTGTTAATTTTATAATTTCAAGTTGATTAGATTTTATTTCTTCAAATAGTGATTTTATATAATTATGAAACTTATCCATAGTTTTTTTAGGCGGAATCACAAGTTTTATTTTAGAAAATTCATTTTTATTTAAATTTAATGTTGTACTTCCACCAGAACCAAGAAGTTTAATGTATTCAGACATTTCTTCAATGTACAAATAAATAAAATATGGACTTATATCTTCAGCACATATTATACTATTAATCTGTTGGTTGGTTTGACTTTTTTCATAAGTTAAACTAACTAAACCTGCAGTAGCAATACAACTTACACAAACACTATTTTTGGGTAAAGTCTTTTTAATTTGACTTTTAATTCCTATTTCAGACAATTTTCTTTCAGTTGTTATTACAAAAACATTATTATGCATGTCTGGAATGGTTATAAAAGGCATGTCCTTTCCATAATTCTCTTCTTTTTTTGTTGGAGGCGTTTTACCACAAACAACTTCTTTAGAAATTTCATCTATGGATTTTACTTCAAAATCTGATGGAATTAAACCACAATCACTATCTTTTAAATCATTGTAATTTTCATAATTAATAAAATCTTTTCTAAAAATAGCTTTGCATATATTAATTAAATTTTTATTTATTCTTTCTTTTAATTTTATCCTATAATTTAAAAATTCATAAATTTTAACAATTTTTTCTTGTATTTCTAATGTTGGAATTGGAATCTTAATATCGCAAAATTTTGCCCAATCTAAACTACCCCTAATACTACTATCAGTATAAAACCATCCTAACCGGTCAAATTCAGATCTTCGAAAATACATCATCAAAAATTTTGGAAGTATCATCTCTTTATTTTTTATTTCAAAAACTTTATATGCTGGAGAAATAATAGTTGGTTTTTTCGAGGTGAATAAAGATATAACTACTGATTTATCTCTACCTACGTGCATTAAATTACAAGCAAATTGATTCTCATTAATTAATTTATATCTTGCCAGATTTGTTCCAATCGTATTTGCGACAGAGGGTATAAATTCTTTATGTATATTCATTCCAACAAGTTTTGTTACAGTTAAATCTTTATTTTTTGTTTCCGATATTTCAATCAAATTTCCTAACTTTTTATAATCGAATTTCATAATCTAACTCCTTCATCAATTTAATCAAAATATCTGTAGAGTTTGATTCTTCTTTAAGTAACTCTTCAAGTTCTCTACTTAATCTAGTCATTTCAGAATCATAATCCATAGTTTCATCTTTATTTACAAATTCTATATATTGACTAGGAGATAAATCATAATCATTTTCTTTAATTTCATCAAGAGATGCAGAATAACAAAATTCAGGAACATCTCCATAATCAGAAATATCTAATTGCCATCTATGAAAAGTCTCCACAACTTTATTTCTATCATCATCAGTTAATTCAACATATTTTTTATTATATGGAGAACCCATATTTCTTAAATCAAAAAATATGACTTCATCTTTTCTGTTTCTATATGTTTTAAGTTCATCATTCTTTTTAATTGATGTTTCAATTTTATTTTTATTGATAACCCATAATGTTACTGAGATATTAGTGGAATAGAATAATTTCATAGGTAAAACCATTATTGATTCAATTAATCCATTTTCGATTAATTTTTTTCTAATGTTATATTCAACACCGCCAGAATTTAACGCGCCATTTGATAAAATGAACCCTGCTACTCCATTTTCAGATAATTTAGATACCATATGTAAAATCCATGCATAATTTGCATTTCCAACTGGTGGAATCTCATATCCTGACCATCTATAATCATTTATTAATTGGTTATCTTCTCTCCAACTATCTAAATTGAATGGGGGATTTGCCATGATATAATCTGCTTTTAAATCCTTATGTAGATCATTCAAAAATGTATCTGCATTTTTTTCACCAAGATTATATGAGATTCCTCTTATTGCTAAATTCATCATACCTAATTTTCTGGTTGTGGCTATTGCTTCTTGTCCATAAATTGAAACATTTTTACTATTTCCTTCATGTTGTTTAATAAATTCCATTGATTGAACAAACATTCCTCCAGAACCACAGCAAGGGTCGTAAATTTTACCATCATAAGGTTCAATTAATTCAGCTATTAATTTTACAACAGATTTTGGTGTATAAAATTCTCCTTTTCCTTGTCCTTCTTTACCTGCAAATTGACCTAAAAAATATTCATATATTCTACCAATACTGTCTTCTTCATCATCTTTAATTTTAATTGTATTTATTACATCCAATAATGATGCAAGTTTTGTATGATCTATTTCTAATCTGGAATAATAATTATTAGGTAATGCACCTTTCAATCCTTCATTATTTAATTCAATGTCATGTAATGCAGTATCAATTTTAATAGTAATGTCGCTCTGTTTGGCATTTTCCATTATATAAGACCAACGAGAGGTTTCAGGTATGTAAAAGGCATTATCCTTAATATAAAACTCAGGGATATCTATATATTCTTCACCAAACTCTTTTGTAATCTTATTTAACTGTTTATCAAAGCGATCATTAACATATTTTAAAAATATTAAACTTAATACAACATGTTTATATTCTGCAGTTTCAACACCGCCCCTAAGTTTTATTGCAGATTTCCATAATTTTTCTTCAAAACTTACTTCTTTAGCCATTTTTCCACCTATATATTCCTTCTAAAATTTTTTGCTTGTTCAAATACTTCATCAAATACTTCATTATTCAATTGTGGGGGATATTTATTTTTACCTAATAATATGATTAAGTCTACCTTAAATTGAGCATTTATATCTTTTCGGATGTCCCAATCAACATACTTAGTAACATCAGATACTAATTGTTTAACTTCTTTTGCTAATTTAATTAATTTTTCTTCAGGATATTCAAAATCATGTTTTTTAGCAATTAAATCTAATATATCATAAAAAGCTTTTTCTTCAAAATCAATGTTTTTTTCTTTATAGGATTTCTTGTCTTTTTCGATATCTTTTATCAAATCTATTAATCCTTCCATTACATCATCAATAACTTCTTCAACTAATTTTTTGTCATCAATACGATTATTATACTCATCAATAAGATTATTTAATCTTTCAGTGAATGATAATGCTTTTATTTTATTTGTTTTACCATACTCATTTAAAGTTTGTTTTAATAATCTTTCTAATATTTTAATACGGGTATTTGGTTGTTTTATTTTCATAATCCTATCTAAATACTCATCAGATAATATATCAATGTCTTGAATGTTACCTTCAATATTAACAACTTCTTCAACACCAGTTGATTCTATGGCTTGTTCCATTAATTGCATTGCAGCCCTATTCATTTGATGAATATCTGGAGCTTCCCCTTTAGTTAATTTAAATAGTACTGCTTTAATGCCAGTGTAAAAATGAATATATTCTCTTTCTTTATTAGTTATATCTTTGTGATTGATACAAAGATTATATGATGATTTTAATCTTTTTACGGATTTCATGAATCGTTTTTCTAATTCTTCTGTAGCTTGTATATATTCTACTGCATTATTTAAACATTCTAGTTTTTCTAATGGAGTTCCTGTGAAGAACATTTTATCATTGAAATTGTGAAACATATTATGTAAAATGTTCAATTCATTTTTAACTATTTTTACAGCTTCTTCGACTTCTTCAAATTCTTCTGAGTCAAAATTTGTATATTTACCTAAAGCTTGATTCATATATTTTTTAATTCCAATGTAATCAACAATCAATCCTTTTTCTTTTCCTTCATATGTTCTATTAACTCTGGATATTGTTTGAATTAAATTATGTTCTTTTATAGGTTTATCTATGAATATTGTATCTAAACAAGGCGCATCAAAACCAGTTAACCATTTATCTCTTACAATTGCTATTTTAAAATTAGATTTTTCATTTTTGAATTGTCTTGCAGCTTCATCACGATCAGCATCATTGCCTAATAATTCATACATTTCTTTATCATCATCTTGGTTTCGTGTCATGACCATTTTGACTTTAGGCATTTTCTTAAGTAATCTTTTTTCATAATCTGTAATTTCTTCATCAGAATAAGCAAGTTCTCCCCATTCTGGTCTTAAATCTAAAATAATCTTATAAAATTTATAAGCTATAGGTCTTGTTGCACATACAAATAATGCCTTACCTTTAACAGTCGCATTTTCCTCAACTCTTGTCTCATATAATTTAATAAAATCTTTAGCTATTTGTCTTAATCTATCTTCATCACCAATTAATGAGTTCATTTTTGCTACTTCTTTTTTACTAGCTTCAATTTGATACTCATTTGCTCCTTCCTCTTCACATTTCTGATAATATTCTTCTATATCATTAACTTTGATTTGATTTAATATAATATCTGCTGCCCTTCCATTATAAATTAGATTAACTGTCACGCCATCTTCTATTGATTCTTTCATAGTGTATTTATCTACAACAGGACCAAATACATCTAAAGTTTTATCAACTGGTGTTCCTGTAAATCCTACATAGGTTGCATTAGGCAGTGAGTCATGTAAAAATTTAGCAAATCCATATTTCTTTTTAACACCTTTATCTGTGATTACTTGTTTTGATTCTAAATTTATTTGGGTTCTATGTGCTTCATCAGAAATGCAAATAATATTACTTCTATCACTTAATAAATCTAAATCTTCTGTGAATTTTTGTATGGTAGTTAAATAAACTGATCCACTTTCATTTTTATATAATTTTTCTTTTAAATCTTCACGAGATTTGATTTTTACAACATTATCGTCTCCAATGAATTTTTTAGAGTTGATAAATAATTCTGATAGTTGTTTGTCAAGATCTGTTCTATCAGTTATTAATAAGATTGTAGGATTTTTTAAATCAATATCTCTCATCAGCAATCTTGTTAAAAAAAGCATTGTTAAACTTTTTCCACATCCTGTTGCTCCAAAATATGTTCCTCCTTTACCATTGCCATGAGGTTTCATATTCCTTTTAATGCTGTCATGTAATTTTGTTGCAGCGAAATATTGTGAATATCTTGAAATCATCTTTGTTTCAATATTTGCTTTATCTGGAAAGTAAACAAAATTTTTGACTATGTCAATGAATCTTTCTTTTTTAAATAGGCCCATTACCATACTGAATGCTGAATCTATTCCATCAACTTCTTCAAAATTATCATCTTGTCTTCTCCAACTATAATAGTAATCATAATCAGCAAATACGGATCCGTATTTATTATTCACTCCATCGCTAATAACAACAAAAGAATTATATTTAAATAAATCCGGAATATCTCTCATGTATCTTATAGTTATTTGTTCATATGCATTGTAAATTGTAGCTTCTTCCCTAATCGCACTTTTAAATTCTAATACAACTAATGGCAAACCATTAACAAAAATAATTCCATCAGGGATGCGGAATTCATATCCTTTAATTTCAACTTGATTTACAAATCTAAAAATATTTGAGTTAATATCATTAATATCAACTAAATCTATCATTAAATCTTTATCATCTGCATTCATTCTTTTAAACAGCATTCCTTCAGTTAGATACTTGTTAAATTTTTTATTTAAATCATATAGTGTATCATCAGAAATATTTTCAATAGTATTTGCAATTAAATTAATTTCTTCATCTGATAACTCCGTATATTTTGATTTGATAAATTTAATTAAATCTTCTTTAATAATAACTTCTTTTATACTTCTTGATTCAATTTCTTCACCAAGATTACAAATATACCCTTCATTTTCAAATAATGTTTTAAATGATTCTTCTAACAAAGATTCATTAAAATACATGAGATATCACCTTATATTAATTATCTTTATTAAACACAAGTTATAATGTTTGCCCTGTAAGAATGTTGTTATGAACTTGTAGAATTACAAGTTGAAGACAATAGTTACTTACATGATTAAATATTACCAGTGATTAAATTGATTGATGAAAAAAATAAGAACTTACGATGAATTTGAATTAACTATTAACATGACTGAAAGGATGGAGATAAGTAATCTATCATTAAGTGAGAGAATAAATAATATATCTTACAAATATTAATTTAATTAAATTATTTAATAAAAATACTTTGAATTGTTTAGTCTATTGAAAATTAATAGATTAGACAATTTTATTTTAAAGATTGATTTTGTGTGATTATATGACAAAGTTAATATCCGATTTGCAAAATGATATAATTAACGGAGAAGATGATTTACAAATCTTACGTAAAGCACTAATCTTATCAAAACAATCAAATTTAGATGATTTTACTATCTTTATTAGCAATGAACTTGATGGTTATGATGAATTTGAAGAACTACCGGATTATAGAATATTCGAATGTACTTTAATGGGAGATACAAAATATGAAAAATATATTCCAACAGTAGTGGATGGGTTGCCTGATGACTCATTACATACAATACATTTATATGAATCAATTCCACAAATAATTGATTTAATTAATTCAAATTATCCTTTTTTCATTAAAACATTAGATTATAGGATACAAAAACCTATTTTAGAAAGTAATAATGAGTTAGTTAACATATATAGGACATGTCCAATGCATAAACTTAAAGCAATAGTCTCTAATGTAAAAAATATTATTTTAGAATGGTGTATAGAATTAGAAAATCAAGATGTATTTACAAATGATGAAAAATTGGATGCAATAAGAAATGATTCTCATGTTATAATTAATCATGTTGATAATTTTAATATTATGGGGGATAATGCTCAGATTACTAATATTATTTCAATAAAAGGAGACATTCAGGATAATTTAAATGGCATATTAGACATACTAAATTCTGAGAATATTGATGAAGACATAAAAATAAATATTCAAAACAATGTTGTTGTGATTAAAGAAGAATTAGAAAAGGAAAACTTTGATTTAAGCAAAATACAATATGCGAGCAATACGATAAAATCTGTTATTAAAGATATTGCAATTTCAGCTACTGCAAATGTATTGACACAACATATTGATCAAATAATTAGTTTAATTACTTCCTTAATACAACTTTAAATATTTTTTCTTATTTTTAAGAATCTTCTATAAATCCATAATGTTAATGTCAACTTTCATT
The Methanobrevibacter oralis genome window above contains:
- a CDS encoding restriction endonuclease subunit S, yielding MQYPLNFYLEFKYYKIEDIGEVVSGGTPSTNKNEYWYGDISWITPKDLSSYSDIYISKGERNISQEGLNNSSARLIPKNTVLMTSRAPIGYIAIANNELSTNQGFKSLICNEDICYHKYFYYWLKLNIKYIINNSNGSTFKEISGGTFKNLEISIPSINDQKRVISILWNVDKKISMLKKINNFYKFHHLQKTIP
- the xerA gene encoding site-specific tyrosine recombinase/integron integrase produces the protein MKTKIISKIQNKMKPYLNQDQYLKLTNTLLNSLKDIELIDNNNELNEIDNFKLLNLFLSAKQVEGCSDKTIVYYKSTIEKMLEKLKKQVYNITTDDLRKYLFDHKYAKNSSKTTIDNIRRIFSSFFSWLEDEDYILKNPVRRIHRVKTGRVVKEVLTDENLEILRDNCDEIRDLSMVELLTSTGIRVGELVRLNIEDVDFYERECVVFGKGESERVVYFDARTKIHLIEYLQGRNDNNPALFVSLNKPFKRLGISGVETRIRELGKKCNIKKVHPHKFRRTMATNAIDKGMPIEQVQKLLGHVQIDTTMQYAMVNQSNVKLAHRKFIG
- a CDS encoding restriction endonuclease subunit S — encoded protein: MDIANGIFKKEFLNFEEYDNNNLNSSEFGLIPKKWFYVSLDKISDVTIGKTPPRKEPQWFSETNGIKWISIKDLGKSEVYVFETSEYLTEEAIYKFNVKLIPKDTVILSFKLTVGRLGITTEKMVTNEAIAHFKLNNDLITTEYLYLYLKNFNYESLGSTSSIAKAINSKIVKKIPILIPSKEKLNSVSILFNSIFEQIKINQGEISKLTKLRDILLPKLMSGEIDVSKINYDLKIMLVILYKKIVNLILRITK
- a CDS encoding type I restriction endonuclease subunit R, which codes for MYFNESLLEESFKTLFENEGYICNLGEEIESRSIKEVIIKEDLIKFIKSKYTELSDEEINLIANTIENISDDTLYDLNKKFNKYLTEGMLFKRMNADDKDLMIDLVDINDINSNIFRFVNQVEIKGYEFRIPDGIIFVNGLPLVVLEFKSAIREEATIYNAYEQITIRYMRDIPDLFKYNSFVVISDGVNNKYGSVFADYDYYYSWRRQDDNFEEVDGIDSAFSMVMGLFKKERFIDIVKNFVYFPDKANIETKMISRYSQYFAATKLHDSIKRNMKPHGNGKGGTYFGATGCGKSLTMLFLTRLLMRDIDLKNPTILLITDRTDLDKQLSELFINSKKFIGDDNVVKIKSREDLKEKLYKNESGSVYLTTIQKFTEDLDLLSDRSNIICISDEAHRTQINLESKQVITDKGVKKKYGFAKFLHDSLPNATYVGFTGTPVDKTLDVFGPVVDKYTMKESIEDGVTVNLIYNGRAADIILNQIKVNDIEEYYQKCEEEGANEYQIEASKKEVAKMNSLIGDEDRLRQIAKDFIKLYETRVEENATVKGKALFVCATRPIAYKFYKIILDLRPEWGELAYSDEEITDYEKRLLKKMPKVKMVMTRNQDDDKEMYELLGNDADRDEAARQFKNEKSNFKIAIVRDKWLTGFDAPCLDTIFIDKPIKEHNLIQTISRVNRTYEGKEKGLIVDYIGIKKYMNQALGKYTNFDSEEFEEVEEAVKIVKNELNILHNMFHNFNDKMFFTGTPLEKLECLNNAVEYIQATEELEKRFMKSVKRLKSSYNLCINHKDITNKEREYIHFYTGIKAVLFKLTKGEAPDIHQMNRAAMQLMEQAIESTGVEEVVNIEGNIQDIDILSDEYLDRIMKIKQPNTRIKILERLLKQTLNEYGKTNKIKALSFTERLNNLIDEYNNRIDDKKLVEEVIDDVMEGLIDLIKDIEKDKKSYKEKNIDFEEKAFYDILDLIAKKHDFEYPEEKLIKLAKEVKQLVSDVTKYVDWDIRKDINAQFKVDLIILLGKNKYPPQLNNEVFDEVFEQAKNFRRNI
- a CDS encoding AbiTii domain-containing protein, whose translation is MTKLISDLQNDIINGEDDLQILRKALILSKQSNLDDFTIFISNELDGYDEFEELPDYRIFECTLMGDTKYEKYIPTVVDGLPDDSLHTIHLYESIPQIIDLINSNYPFFIKTLDYRIQKPILESNNELVNIYRTCPMHKLKAIVSNVKNIILEWCIELENQDVFTNDEKLDAIRNDSHVIINHVDNFNIMGDNAQITNIISIKGDIQDNLNGILDILNSENIDEDIKINIQNNVVVIKEELEKENFDLSKIQYASNTIKSVIKDIAISATANVLTQHIDQIISLITSLIQL
- a CDS encoding type I restriction-modification system subunit M; amino-acid sequence: MAKEVSFEEKLWKSAIKLRGGVETAEYKHVVLSLIFLKYVNDRFDKQLNKITKEFGEEYIDIPEFYIKDNAFYIPETSRWSYIMENAKQSDITIKIDTALHDIELNNEGLKGALPNNYYSRLEIDHTKLASLLDVINTIKIKDDEEDSIGRIYEYFLGQFAGKEGQGKGEFYTPKSVVKLIAELIEPYDGKIYDPCCGSGGMFVQSMEFIKQHEGNSKNVSIYGQEAIATTRKLGMMNLAIRGISYNLGEKNADTFLNDLHKDLKADYIMANPPFNLDSWREDNQLINDYRWSGYEIPPVGNANYAWILHMVSKLSENGVAGFILSNGALNSGGVEYNIRKKLIENGLIESIMVLPMKLFYSTNISVTLWVINKNKIETSIKKNDELKTYRNRKDEVIFFDLRNMGSPYNKKYVELTDDDRNKVVETFHRWQLDISDYGDVPEFCYSASLDEIKENDYDLSPSQYIEFVNKDETMDYDSEMTRLSRELEELLKEESNSTDILIKLMKELDYEIRL
- a CDS encoding restriction endonuclease subunit S, whose protein sequence is MKFDYKKLGNLIEISETKNKDLTVTKLVGMNIHKEFIPSVANTIGTNLARYKLINENQFACNLMHVGRDKSVVISLFTSKKPTIISPAYKVFEIKNKEMILPKFLMMYFRRSEFDRLGWFYTDSSIRGSLDWAKFCDIKIPIPTLEIQEKIVKIYEFLNYRIKLKERINKNLINICKAIFRKDFINYENYNDLKDSDCGLIPSDFEVKSIDEISKEVVCGKTPPTKKEENYGKDMPFITIPDMHNNVFVITTERKLSEIGIKSQIKKTLPKNSVCVSCIATAGLVSLTYEKSQTNQQINSIICAEDISPYFIYLYIEEMSEYIKLLGSGGSTTLNLNKNEFSKIKLVIPPKKTMDKFHNYIKSLFEEIKSNQLEIIKLTKLRDALLPKLMSGEIDVSKINYDLE